The genomic interval TGACAATGAAGCAATTAAACGTATCTTACCTCATCGCTATCCATTCCTATTAGTTGATAAAATAACAGGGTTTGTAGCCGGAGAAAATATAGTTGGGGTGAAAAATGTCTCAACCAATGAACCATTTTTTCAAGGACATTTCCCAGGACATCCAGTTATGCCCGGGGTGTTGATTATAGAAGCTATGGCTCAAACTGGTGGAATATTAATTCTTAATGAGTGTGAGAACCCGCAAGACTATGTTGCTTACTTTGTCTCAATAGATAAAGTTAAATTCCGAAAACCTGTTGTGCCTGGTGATAGGTTGGAGTTCAAAATGAGATTAGTAAAATCTAAAGTAGGTATGACAATTATGGAAGGCAAGGCTTATGTTGATAATGAGCTTGTTTGTGAAGGCGTTTTTAAAGCAAAGGTTGTAAAGAAATGACAATCAAAATTCATCCTACAGCAATTGTTGATAAAAATGCAGAAATAGAAGAGGATGTAGTTATAGGACCTTTTACAATTATTGGGCCTGAAGTTAAAATCAGAAAAGGCGTACAGATAGCTTCTAATGTCGTTGTTGATGGCAGAACCGATATAGGCAAAAATTGTCGTATCTTTCACTCCGCTGTGATTGGCACAATACCGCAAGACCTGAAATATAAAGGTGAAAACATAAAAACGATTATTGGAGATGGAACTGTAGTTAGAGAATTTGTGACTATAAATCGTTCTACCAGTGTAGACTATCCAACAAAGATTGGTGAGAACTGTTTACTAATGACACATACGCATATAGCTCATAATTGTCAACTAGGAAATCATGTTATTATAGCAAATTGTGTTAACCTTGCAGGACATGTTCTGATTGAGGATAGAGCATCAATTGGTGGAATGACACCAGTTCATCAATTTGTTAGAATTGGATGCTATTCTTTCATAGGTGGGTTTTCAAGGATTACCCAGGATGTTGCCCCCTATACAAAAGGCACTGGAATTCCTTATAAAACAGTCGGATTAAATTCAGTTGGATTAATGCGAAATGATTTTCCGAAGAAGACGAGAATTCTCTTAAAAAAGACATATAGAATATTTTATAATTTCCATCTAAATACCACTCAGGCAGTCAATAAGATTCAAGATGATGTAGAGATAATTGATGAGGTTGCACATTTTTTAGAGTTTGTCCAGAACTCTAAAAGAGGCATTGCTAAATAATAAAAATGTTAAAATATAATAAAAAATTTGACAAGTATAAAACTAATGCTAATTTATGTGACACAGAAGTTTCATAAAAAGATCTTGGAGGATTATATGACAAAGCAAGAGTTGATTGAAAAGGTTGCGATGGGAATTGATGTTTCCAAAAAGAAGGCAGGTGATGCTATCAACACAATTCTTGATAGTATTAAGCTAAGTTTGGAAAGAGGCGAAAAGGTGACACTTGTTGGTTTTGGTACTTTTAGTGTGGTAAAAAGGGCTGCACGTATTGGTGTAAATCCTGCAACAGGTGCCAAAATTAATATTCCAGCCACCAAAGTAGCCAAATTCAAACCCGGAAAAAAATTGAAGGAAGCTGTAAAGTAGTATTATTTTCATAAAAAAGCAAGGGGAATGCCCTTCTCCTTGCTTTTTTTATACAAACTAATTAGGATTCAAAATGAAATTTTCAATTGAAAAAAATCAAATCTTAAATAAAATACAATTTATAAACAGTATCGTTCCAATTCGGAATCCATTACCAATTCTTACAAACATATTGCTTGAAGCTGATGAAGAAAACAATATCATTAGATTATCCTCTACAGATTTGGAAGTTACTGCTGTTTCAGAAATAGAATGTCAGGTAAAAGAAGGTGGGAAAATTGCAATTCCGGCCAAAAATATTACAGAGATAATCAGATATATTCCTGAAGACGAAATTCATTTTTCTGTAAAAGAAAATAAATGTAGGATTAAATGTCTTAATACGGATTTCAGTTTAATTTGTGCAAATCCAGAAGACTTTCCAGAAATCCCAGAAAGAAACTGGGAAAGTAGTTTTACAATCAATGCTAAATTGTTTTCTAAGATAGCTGAAAAAACATCTTTTGCTGTTGCTGACCAATTTGGACGCCCCGCATTCTCTGGAATTCTTTGGGAATTAGATGAGCATTTACAGAAAATGGTCGCTACTGATGGAAAAAGATTGGGAAAATATGAAATCCAACTTCCACTAAATATTGAGAAGAGAAGCATAATTATGCCAATCAAAGGACTAAATCTTGTCCGAAGAATAATTACTGATGAGATTCCAGATTTGAGAATACTTGCAGAAGAAAGTGCTATTAGCTTTGATTATAACTCATATAAAATCTATTCCCGCTTAATTGAAGCTAATTATCCTGACTATGAAGCTGTTATTCCATACGACAATTCCAAAATCGTTGAGATAGATTTAGAGTCATTAAAAAATGCTGTTCATCGGGTTTCTCTGCTTGCTTCTGAAGACACCTTTACTGTAATGCTGAATTTTTCAAAAAATCAATTAGAGATTTCCTCTGAAGATGTTGAGAAAGGTTCGGCAGATGAAATTTTGGAAATCAGTGCTGAATCAACTAAAATTGAAAGTTTTCAGATTGGTTTTAACTATAAATATTTGTTGGAAATATTAAATCTTATTGATAGCGAAAAGGTTCAAATTAAATTTGAGAATAGTTTAGACCCAGTATTATTTTACAATACAGAATATCCTGAAAACGAAGAGAATGTTTTTCTACTAATGCCTTTAAGATTGTCCGAGAGCACATAATTTCTTGTATAAAAAGTTGATAATAAGCACCAGTTTTCTAATTGGTGCTTTTTTATTTGTGACGATTTACTGCTCGCCTTCCAGCCATACGCCTGGTTTTAATTTCATATTTTCTGAAGATATCAAACTTTTGAGCATATAGTTTATATGGAATCTTGATTCTGAATCTTGAAAAATTGTTGTTGTATTTTTTGCTTAAAATTTCTGCGTTGCTGTATAAGAATGAAACTAATTTTTGATTATTATTTGGAATTTTCAGATTAACTCTTTGCTTCCTTTCAGATAAGATTTTTTCAATATATTTTTCAATCTCTTCAAAAGATTCGCCTGATTTGGCTGATACAAATACAGAGTTTGGAAAATCCATCTTTAATTTTTTCTTTGTAAAAAGGAACTGATACCTTGGCAGTAAATCAATTTTATTAAAAACAAGTAGCATCTCGTGATCTTCCGCCCCAATTTCCTTCAAAGTAGAAAAAACTGTTTCTATATATTCATACAATTTTGGATGATAAATGTCAATTATATGAAGAAGTAAATCAGCGTTTATTACTTCTTGCAAAGTAGCATGAAAAGCAGAAACTAAGTATGGAGGAAGTTTACGAATAAAACCAATTGTATCTGAAATAGTAATTTTATCTTTAGAAGATAATGTTTTACCTTTTGTCGTTGTATCCAAAGTAGCGAATAATTTATTAGCAGTATAAATGTTGGATGATGTTAACTTATTCAATACAGTAGTTTTGCCAGCATTAGTATAACCAACGATTCCAACTGAAAAAAGATTCCTTCGTTTTTTCCGTTTAATCTTAGTGGTTTTTTCAACAATTTTTAGCTTTGACTTAAGGAAAGAAATCCTATCATTAATTCGTCTTCGGTCAACCTCTAATTGTTTTTCACCTGGACCGCGAAAGCCAATACCACCTTCTATTCTGGAGAGATGACTCCATTTTCCTTTAAGTCTGGAGAGATTATACTCAAGTTGTGCTAACTCAACCTGAAGCTTACTTTGTCTGGTTTTTGCATGTTGAGCAAATATATCTAAGATTAATTGTGTGCGGTCAATTATTTTTAGATTTGTAATTTTTGATAGATTTCTATCCTGAGAGGGTGACAGATTATCATCAAAAATTATGACATTTGCTTGCTTATTTTTCGCAAGTTGAGCTACACTTTTTGCTTTTCCAGAACCAATATAATATACAGAGTGTGGATGAGGTCTTGCCTGTTTTTCAACCCCAACTACTTCCACATTTGAAGTTTCAGTTAAAAGTGATAATTCCTTTAATGATTCTTCAACATCATAACTTGTTTTATCTTCGGTTTGAAGACCAACTAAAATTGCTTTTTCAGTTTTTACTTCAGTATTAAAAATGCCTTACCTCACGGAAATAGTTTATCTTAGAAGCAGCATCTTCTGGCTAACTTTGGTTTTCCCATCAATTTCCAGTTTATAAAGATATATTCCACTTGGGACTGGTTTACTTTTTTCGTCAGTTCCATCCCATTCTGCTTCAATAACTCCTAACCCCTT from Candidatus Cloacimonadota bacterium carries:
- the hflX gene encoding GTPase HflX — translated: MFNTEVKTEKAILVGLQTEDKTSYDVEESLKELSLLTETSNVEVVGVEKQARPHPHSVYYIGSGKAKSVAQLAKNKQANVIIFDDNLSPSQDRNLSKITNLKIIDRTQLILDIFAQHAKTRQSKLQVELAQLEYNLSRLKGKWSHLSRIEGGIGFRGPGEKQLEVDRRRINDRISFLKSKLKIVEKTTKIKRKKRRNLFSVGIVGYTNAGKTTVLNKLTSSNIYTANKLFATLDTTTKGKTLSSKDKITISDTIGFIRKLPPYLVSAFHATLQEVINADLLLHIIDIYHPKLYEYIETVFSTLKEIGAEDHEMLLVFNKIDLLPRYQFLFTKKKLKMDFPNSVFVSAKSGESFEEIEKYIEKILSERKQRVNLKIPNNNQKLVSFLYSNAEILSKKYNNNFSRFRIKIPYKLYAQKFDIFRKYEIKTRRMAGRRAVNRHK
- a CDS encoding HU family DNA-binding protein, whose amino-acid sequence is MTKQELIEKVAMGIDVSKKKAGDAINTILDSIKLSLERGEKVTLVGFGTFSVVKRAARIGVNPATGAKINIPATKVAKFKPGKKLKEAVK
- the lpxA gene encoding acyl-ACP--UDP-N-acetylglucosamine O-acyltransferase, whose protein sequence is MTIKIHPTAIVDKNAEIEEDVVIGPFTIIGPEVKIRKGVQIASNVVVDGRTDIGKNCRIFHSAVIGTIPQDLKYKGENIKTIIGDGTVVREFVTINRSTSVDYPTKIGENCLLMTHTHIAHNCQLGNHVIIANCVNLAGHVLIEDRASIGGMTPVHQFVRIGCYSFIGGFSRITQDVAPYTKGTGIPYKTVGLNSVGLMRNDFPKKTRILLKKTYRIFYNFHLNTTQAVNKIQDDVEIIDEVAHFLEFVQNSKRGIAK
- the dnaN gene encoding DNA polymerase III subunit beta — encoded protein: MKFSIEKNQILNKIQFINSIVPIRNPLPILTNILLEADEENNIIRLSSTDLEVTAVSEIECQVKEGGKIAIPAKNITEIIRYIPEDEIHFSVKENKCRIKCLNTDFSLICANPEDFPEIPERNWESSFTINAKLFSKIAEKTSFAVADQFGRPAFSGILWELDEHLQKMVATDGKRLGKYEIQLPLNIEKRSIIMPIKGLNLVRRIITDEIPDLRILAEESAISFDYNSYKIYSRLIEANYPDYEAVIPYDNSKIVEIDLESLKNAVHRVSLLASEDTFTVMLNFSKNQLEISSEDVEKGSADEILEISAESTKIESFQIGFNYKYLLEILNLIDSEKVQIKFENSLDPVLFYNTEYPENEENVFLLMPLRLSEST